A single genomic interval of Terriglobus albidus harbors:
- a CDS encoding FxLYD domain-containing protein, with the protein MSQGRLLATAIAVTTGLLVTAGTLWPSAIAASYGGGKTEGILSSTSTPEAAVNDLTAQLKLHALAKAYSSLANKAEFSEADFERDLLGSGLSLRTYATLDSVDVRPLHQSNTDADLTMKMHWSSVVGNFDDTRDVHAVKVGNHWALNWPLKHESPVPPQVIPVNYLRWDVIYRGAGDDWGSQDVEAPHVRIVDMHPLSRAEGVVVMGELLNEDVVPAFVSVKATLVTKAGETLDSEGSFDMISHTLLPKQVTPFIIHFPGTDLSKISTIRMEPTSVLVAASADPVIEIENQQYQEGSGAAVTGQLTNQSGHTVNVSHVLSTFYDANGQVVWVGGQYIDRALQPQTPVDFRVPVPQDLAGKVKSERTVVSTYIQGNS; encoded by the coding sequence GTGAGCCAAGGAAGACTTCTCGCTACCGCGATTGCCGTCACGACCGGCCTGCTGGTCACCGCAGGCACCTTGTGGCCCTCCGCCATCGCTGCTTCCTATGGCGGAGGCAAGACGGAGGGCATACTCAGCTCCACCTCAACTCCGGAGGCGGCAGTGAATGACCTTACCGCACAGCTCAAGCTGCACGCACTGGCCAAGGCTTACTCAAGCCTGGCCAATAAGGCCGAGTTCAGCGAAGCTGACTTCGAGCGCGACCTGCTTGGTTCCGGGCTAAGCCTCCGCACCTATGCGACGCTCGACAGTGTCGATGTGCGCCCCCTCCATCAGTCCAATACCGACGCCGATCTGACGATGAAGATGCATTGGTCCTCTGTCGTCGGCAATTTTGATGACACGCGCGATGTTCACGCTGTCAAAGTGGGTAACCACTGGGCCCTCAATTGGCCGTTGAAGCACGAGTCACCTGTGCCGCCGCAAGTTATTCCGGTGAACTACTTGCGCTGGGACGTCATCTATCGCGGCGCGGGCGACGACTGGGGGAGCCAGGACGTGGAAGCACCCCATGTTCGCATCGTCGACATGCACCCTCTAAGCCGCGCTGAGGGTGTGGTGGTCATGGGTGAGTTGCTGAACGAGGACGTTGTACCCGCCTTCGTCTCTGTAAAAGCCACACTCGTAACCAAGGCAGGAGAAACGCTGGACAGCGAAGGCTCCTTCGACATGATCTCGCATACTTTGCTGCCGAAACAGGTCACGCCATTCATCATCCATTTCCCGGGAACCGACCTCTCCAAGATCTCCACCATCCGCATGGAACCGACTTCCGTACTGGTGGCCGCATCGGCCGACCCGGTGATCGAGATTGAAAACCAGCAGTATCAGGAAGGTTCCGGAGCCGCTGTCACGGGTCAGCTTACAAACCAGAGCGGGCATACGGTCAATGTCTCCCATGTGCTGTCGACGTTTTATGACGCCAACGGCCAGGTGGTCTGGGTCGGCGGGCAATATATCGATCGTGCCCTGCAGCCGCAGACTCCTGTGGATTTCCGCGTCCCCGTGCCTCAGGATCTCGCCGGAAAGGTGAAGAGCGAGCGCACCGTGGTCTCTACCTATATTCAGGGGAATTCCTAG
- a CDS encoding endo-1,3-alpha-glucanase family glycosylhydrolase: MSFATSVSCLCLFLLFRGCGATRAVELTHKAVGNAPQTLAVYEAWFGLPKHISVGYSTNNAETVRTQMRKAKSLGITGFVVDWYGNREPFIDQSYAVIQKAAAKEKFTVALMYDEGDTDEGATDQVIADLTAFHDNYLLPNSPGHEAYLTYKGRPVIFVFPHGSHTDWAQVRTAVNKWSSPPWLMQENLPGPHPEAFDGFYPWVNPGPDGWAADGSHWGDRYLRDFYKNMAEKYSDKIVVGGAWPQFDDSRAAWSLNRHISARCGQTYREALELWKEYFPAGQVIPFMLVQTWNDYEEGSQIETGIPTCTQGPGKNLTSAQNQTTQ, encoded by the coding sequence ATGTCGTTCGCCACGAGTGTGTCTTGTTTGTGCCTTTTTCTTCTCTTCCGTGGTTGTGGTGCTACACGAGCGGTCGAATTGACACATAAAGCCGTCGGAAACGCACCGCAGACGTTGGCCGTATATGAAGCGTGGTTCGGCCTGCCCAAACACATTTCTGTAGGTTATTCGACCAATAATGCCGAGACGGTCCGTACGCAGATGCGCAAAGCGAAGTCGCTTGGTATCACGGGATTTGTGGTGGACTGGTATGGAAACCGCGAGCCGTTCATCGACCAGAGTTATGCCGTGATTCAAAAAGCCGCTGCGAAGGAAAAGTTCACGGTGGCGCTGATGTACGACGAGGGCGATACCGATGAGGGAGCAACAGACCAGGTGATTGCCGACCTCACAGCCTTTCATGACAACTACTTACTCCCGAACTCCCCCGGTCATGAGGCCTATTTGACGTACAAGGGAAGGCCGGTGATCTTTGTCTTTCCACATGGCAGCCATACAGATTGGGCACAGGTCCGGACTGCCGTAAATAAGTGGAGCTCGCCTCCCTGGTTAATGCAGGAAAACCTTCCCGGACCCCATCCTGAAGCCTTCGACGGCTTTTATCCGTGGGTGAATCCTGGCCCCGATGGTTGGGCTGCGGATGGAAGCCATTGGGGAGATCGTTACCTCAGAGACTTTTATAAAAACATGGCTGAGAAATACTCCGACAAGATCGTCGTCGGTGGTGCGTGGCCACAGTTTGACGATTCCAGGGCTGCCTGGAGTTTGAATCGTCATATCTCTGCACGGTGCGGGCAAACTTATCGTGAGGCGCTGGAGTTATGGAAAGAGTATTTTCCAGCCGGGCAGGTCATTCCGTTTATGTTGGTCCAGACCTGGAACGACTACGAAGAGGGCTCACAAATCGAAACCGGTATTCCGACCTGTACCCAGGGACCAGGGAAAAATCTGACCAGCGCGCAGAATCAGACGACGCAATAA